A single window of Flavobacterium aestivum DNA harbors:
- a CDS encoding acyl carrier protein: MSDIASRVKAIIVDKLGVDENEVVTEASFTNDLGADSLDTVELIMEFEKEFDIQIPDDQAENIATVGQAISYIEEAKK; this comes from the coding sequence ATGTCAGACATTGCATCAAGAGTAAAAGCGATTATCGTAGACAAATTAGGTGTTGACGAAAACGAAGTTGTAACAGAAGCAAGCTTCACTAATGATTTAGGAGCTGACTCATTAGACACTGTTGAGCTTATTATGGAGTTCGAAAAAGAATTTGATATCCAAATTCCAGACGATCAAGCAGAAAACATCGCTACTGTAGGTCAAGCTATCTCTTACATCGAGGAAGCTAAGAAATAA
- a CDS encoding DUF5689 domain-containing protein yields the protein MNLKFYTVFLGIAVTFGSCAKEEFNVPKLTCTQPDLKVNRTVEEVRASTSSIVTQYTYDDIIEAYVVSSDEAGNFFKTISFQTLATASAPAMGFSVPVDASNTYIDFRLGNKVYIKMKNQYTDIYFGGMRIGSIYVNIYNEGGVGRISPNDYKNVLNASCTMVSEDLLVRTISIPDLLQDENINTLVELSDVQFIKEAIGRHYYEESNDVGGGTNWSLMDKLGNQVLFRTSSFADFADKIVPDGSGKIRGVLTKFGSDYQLLARSEKDVMLNGAAAVPFFSESFQSVETNTKLNLPGWSNLVEKGTKFWLGTVYAGNGYAEFNTTGTKVASNIAWLISPKIDMDLHTNEVLTFRTAQHHLDVDSPLNSLEVYVSNNFDGLNVTKATWIPVKVVLPKQATPWYQFVGSGGVDLSSYKGKINIAFKYTGSGKNLALDGAFQIDDVQIFGDK from the coding sequence ATGAACTTAAAATTCTATACAGTTTTTTTAGGAATTGCAGTAACTTTCGGTAGCTGTGCAAAGGAAGAATTCAATGTGCCAAAACTGACATGTACACAGCCGGATTTAAAAGTTAATCGTACTGTCGAAGAAGTACGTGCGAGCACAAGTTCTATAGTGACACAATATACATACGATGATATTATAGAGGCGTATGTGGTCTCTAGTGATGAAGCCGGAAATTTTTTCAAGACAATTTCATTTCAAACTTTGGCGACAGCCTCAGCTCCTGCAATGGGTTTTAGTGTTCCTGTAGATGCCTCTAATACGTACATAGATTTTAGATTAGGTAATAAAGTGTATATTAAAATGAAAAATCAATATACAGATATTTATTTTGGAGGAATGCGTATCGGGAGTATTTATGTCAATATCTATAATGAAGGAGGTGTTGGTAGAATTTCTCCAAACGATTATAAAAATGTATTAAATGCTTCTTGTACAATGGTAAGTGAGGATCTCTTGGTTCGCACTATTTCTATTCCAGATTTGTTGCAGGATGAAAACATTAATACATTAGTAGAATTGTCGGATGTGCAATTCATAAAAGAAGCCATTGGGCGGCATTATTATGAAGAATCTAACGATGTTGGAGGAGGAACCAATTGGAGTTTGATGGATAAATTAGGGAATCAAGTTTTGTTTAGAACAAGTAGTTTTGCTGACTTTGCTGATAAAATTGTCCCTGATGGGAGCGGAAAAATACGAGGGGTTTTAACCAAATTTGGATCAGATTATCAATTATTGGCACGATCAGAAAAAGATGTTATGCTCAATGGCGCTGCTGCAGTTCCTTTCTTTTCTGAAAGTTTTCAAAGTGTAGAAACGAATACCAAGCTTAATCTTCCAGGTTGGTCAAATCTAGTCGAAAAAGGTACGAAATTTTGGTTAGGTACGGTCTATGCAGGAAATGGCTATGCCGAGTTTAACACTACAGGAACAAAAGTAGCGTCGAATATAGCTTGGTTAATTTCGCCAAAAATAGATATGGATTTGCATACCAATGAGGTGCTCACTTTTAGAACAGCACAGCATCACTTAGATGTAGATTCTCCCTTAAACTCGTTAGAAGTGTATGTTTCTAATAATTTTGATGGGTTGAATGTCACTAAAGCTACTTGGATTCCAGTCAAAGTTGTATTGCCTAAACAAGCCACACCTTGGTATCAGTTTGTAGGTTCTGGAGGAGTGGATTTATCATCTTATAAAGGGAAAATAAATATAGCTTTCAAGTACACAGGTTCGGGGAAAAATCTTGCTTTAGATGGCGCTTTCCAGATAGATGATGTGCAGATTTTTGGGGATAAATAA
- a CDS encoding phosphoribosylglycinamide formyltransferase: MKKIVVFASGSGTNAENVIKYFSTKNTGNVVAVFTNNANAKVIERAKKLDVPTVIFPKDDLNSGKVLQNLNAIQPDLIVLAGFLLKFPENIIEVYPNQIINIHPALLPKYGGKGMYGMHIHNAVVANNEKETGITIHYVNENYDEGNVIFQQSVALSETDTPDDVAAKIHILEQKHFPEEIEKLLLNNL, encoded by the coding sequence ATGAAAAAAATTGTGGTTTTTGCTTCTGGATCGGGGACTAACGCCGAAAACGTTATCAAGTATTTTTCTACTAAGAATACAGGAAATGTAGTTGCGGTTTTTACAAATAATGCTAATGCAAAAGTTATTGAAAGAGCAAAAAAACTGGATGTACCAACGGTAATTTTTCCTAAAGACGACTTAAATTCAGGAAAAGTACTACAAAATTTAAATGCAATTCAGCCAGATTTAATCGTTCTTGCTGGTTTTTTGTTGAAATTTCCAGAAAACATAATAGAAGTTTATCCTAATCAAATTATAAATATACATCCAGCTCTGCTTCCTAAATATGGAGGAAAAGGAATGTACGGGATGCATATTCATAATGCTGTTGTTGCAAATAATGAAAAAGAAACTGGGATTACTATTCATTATGTAAATGAAAATTATGATGAAGGAAATGTTATTTTTCAGCAAAGTGTTGCTTTGTCAGAAACAGATACTCCTGATGATGTAGCTGCAAAAATTCATATATTAGAGCAAAAACATTTCCCGGAGGAAATAGAAAAATTACTTCTAAATAATCTTTAA
- the rnc gene encoding ribonuclease III, translated as MRFIKKIFSKSRSLEDGIFFDAIQPILGFSPITLEFYRKAFTHRSSNRLDLKGNPINYERLEFLGDAMLSSVIAAYLFNEAPLGDEGYLTKMRSKIVSREHLNELGKDLNLIQFIESKVPVHHFGENIHGNIFESLIGAIYLDKGYEHCEKFIQKRVITPYVDIARLEGKVISYKSLVIEWCQKEKKVFHYDIFEDNAIDGQKLFGVKLSIDDKVIARARATSKKKAEEKASQRAYFAFQEKIDRKQL; from the coding sequence ATGCGTTTTATTAAAAAAATATTCTCAAAATCCCGTTCTCTAGAAGACGGGATTTTTTTTGATGCTATTCAACCCATACTAGGATTTAGCCCAATAACTCTTGAATTTTACAGAAAAGCATTCACTCACCGCTCCTCTAACCGGTTAGATTTAAAAGGAAATCCCATTAATTATGAAAGGCTTGAATTTCTTGGTGATGCAATGCTAAGTTCAGTAATTGCAGCATATTTATTCAATGAAGCCCCTTTAGGAGATGAAGGTTACCTTACCAAAATGCGCTCTAAAATTGTTAGTAGAGAGCATTTAAATGAATTGGGGAAAGATTTAAATCTTATTCAATTTATTGAGAGCAAAGTTCCTGTACATCATTTTGGAGAAAACATACATGGTAATATTTTCGAATCACTGATTGGGGCAATTTACTTGGATAAAGGCTATGAGCATTGCGAAAAATTTATTCAAAAAAGAGTAATCACACCTTATGTAGATATCGCTCGATTAGAAGGAAAAGTAATCAGTTATAAAAGTTTGGTTATCGAATGGTGTCAAAAAGAAAAAAAAGTCTTTCATTATGACATCTTTGAAGATAACGCTATAGATGGTCAAAAATTATTTGGCGTAAAACTTAGTATTGATGACAAAGTTATTGCCAGAGCCAGAGCCACTTCAAAAAAGAAAGCTGAAGAAAAAGCATCCCAACGTGCTTATTTTGCTTTTCAAGAAAAAATTGACAGAAAGCAACTATAA
- the rnhA gene encoding ribonuclease HI, protein MNYDVHIYTDGAAKGNPGNGGYGVVMEWVGKPYKKEFYEGFRHTTNNRMELLAVIVGLEKLKKENTTVLVISDSKYVVDSVQKKWVFGWEKKGFVGKKNPDLWKRFLIVYRKHQVDFKWIKGHNNHSQNERCDELAVMASMQKELSIDAFYEKEEGKFL, encoded by the coding sequence TTGAATTACGACGTACATATATATACAGATGGTGCTGCCAAAGGAAACCCCGGAAACGGAGGTTATGGAGTGGTTATGGAGTGGGTTGGGAAACCGTATAAAAAAGAGTTCTATGAGGGTTTTAGGCATACAACCAATAATAGAATGGAATTGTTGGCTGTTATTGTAGGCTTAGAAAAATTAAAGAAAGAGAATACGACAGTTTTAGTAATCTCGGACTCTAAGTATGTTGTAGATTCTGTACAAAAAAAATGGGTTTTTGGATGGGAAAAAAAAGGGTTTGTAGGAAAAAAAAACCCAGACCTTTGGAAACGCTTTCTAATTGTTTATAGAAAGCATCAAGTAGATTTTAAATGGATTAAAGGACATAATAACCATTCTCAAAACGAAAGATGTGATGAATTGGCCGTTATGGCGTCGATGCAAAAAGAACTTTCCATTGATGCTTTTTATGAAAAAGAAGAGGGTAAATTTTTATGA
- the fabF gene encoding beta-ketoacyl-ACP synthase II produces the protein MVLRRVVVTGLGALTPIGNNIEEFWNGLINGVSGAAPITYFDASKFRTKFACEVKNFNVEDFIDRKEARKMDRYAQYAVVASDEAINDAGFNFDTLDKDRVGVIWGSGIGGLETFQIEVLNFAEGDGTPKFNPFFIPKMIADIAGGHISMKYGLRGPNFTTVSACASSTNAIIDAFNYIRLGHADAIVTGGSEAAVTIAGMGGFNAMHALSTRNDDPKTASRPMDKDRDGFVLGEGAGALVLEEYEHAVARGAKIYCEIGGGGMSADAYHITAPHPEGLGAKNVMLNCLRDAGLEPTDVDGVNMHGTSTPLGDIGESKAILQVFGEHAYTMNLNSTKSMTGHLLGATGAIEAISCILSLKHGVVPPTINHFTDDENIDPKLNFTFNVAQKREMNVIMSNTFGFGGHNACVLVKKLDYKA, from the coding sequence ATGGTTTTAAGAAGAGTTGTGGTAACAGGCCTTGGTGCTCTTACTCCCATTGGAAATAATATCGAGGAATTTTGGAATGGTTTAATTAATGGTGTTAGTGGAGCTGCTCCAATAACATATTTTGATGCGTCAAAATTTAGAACAAAATTTGCCTGCGAAGTAAAAAACTTCAATGTAGAAGATTTTATTGATCGAAAAGAGGCCAGAAAAATGGACCGTTACGCACAATATGCCGTGGTTGCATCAGACGAAGCTATAAATGATGCTGGTTTTAATTTTGACACATTAGATAAAGACAGAGTAGGTGTAATTTGGGGTTCAGGAATTGGAGGATTAGAAACTTTTCAAATAGAAGTTCTTAATTTTGCAGAAGGTGACGGTACTCCAAAATTCAATCCTTTCTTCATACCAAAAATGATTGCTGATATAGCTGGAGGTCATATTTCAATGAAATACGGATTAAGAGGTCCTAATTTCACAACAGTATCTGCCTGTGCATCATCAACAAACGCAATTATTGACGCATTCAATTATATCCGATTGGGTCATGCTGATGCAATTGTAACTGGTGGATCTGAAGCCGCTGTAACTATAGCAGGAATGGGTGGTTTTAATGCCATGCATGCCTTGTCTACAAGAAATGACGATCCAAAAACAGCTTCAAGACCAATGGATAAAGACAGAGATGGATTTGTACTAGGTGAAGGTGCTGGAGCATTAGTTCTAGAAGAATACGAACATGCTGTAGCTCGTGGAGCAAAAATATACTGTGAGATTGGTGGAGGCGGAATGTCTGCTGATGCCTATCACATTACTGCCCCACATCCTGAAGGATTAGGTGCGAAAAATGTAATGCTAAACTGCTTGAGAGATGCTGGTCTAGAACCAACTGACGTTGATGGTGTAAATATGCACGGAACATCAACTCCACTTGGTGATATTGGAGAATCAAAAGCAATTTTACAAGTTTTTGGTGAACATGCATATACCATGAATTTGAATTCAACAAAATCAATGACAGGCCATTTACTTGGAGCTACTGGTGCAATTGAAGCAATATCATGTATTCTTTCGTTAAAACACGGAGTTGTACCTCCAACAATCAATCATTTTACAGATGATGAAAATATTGATCCAAAATTAAACTTTACTTTTAACGTTGCTCAAAAAAGAGAAATGAACGTAATTATGAGTAATACATTTGGTTTTGGTGGTCACAATGCATGTGTTTTGGTTAAAAAATTAGATTACAAAGCATAA
- a CDS encoding IPExxxVDY family protein, whose protein sequence is MAIHKLDLGEFDEIDYSLIAIYTPLDDYRLAYFINQKFNVSLSKSKKEIQITGKEGEAHFSRFHYYEKKKEISWDLIQNKNEIIHKQKKENLNLFSDIDMEVSSKIYMLPEFKKVDYFLKIENGDDLNVLKIQNTLNTIDNITTMYIADTDKIKSKNNLIF, encoded by the coding sequence ATGGCTATCCATAAATTAGATCTTGGCGAATTTGACGAAATAGACTATAGCCTTATTGCTATTTATACTCCTTTAGATGATTATCGATTGGCCTATTTTATCAATCAAAAATTTAATGTAAGCCTAAGTAAATCTAAAAAGGAAATTCAAATTACTGGGAAAGAAGGTGAAGCTCATTTTTCAAGATTTCATTATTATGAAAAGAAAAAAGAAATTTCTTGGGATTTGATACAGAACAAAAACGAAATCATTCATAAACAAAAAAAAGAGAATCTCAACTTATTTTCTGATATAGACATGGAAGTCTCATCAAAAATATATATGCTTCCAGAATTCAAAAAAGTAGATTACTTTTTAAAAATAGAAAACGGGGATGACTTAAATGTTTTAAAAATACAAAATACGCTAAATACGATTGACAATATAACTACGATGTATATTGCTGATACTGACAAAATAAAATCTAAAAACAATTTAATTTTTTAA
- the pyk gene encoding pyruvate kinase, whose protein sequence is MLTNKKTKIVATLGPACSTREIIKDMIDAGVNVFRVNFSHADYEDVKQKISIIRGLNEEFGYTTAILGDLQGPKLRVGVMKDGVVVNDGDLITFTTAEDIVGTAKKVFMKYQNFPNDVNPGERILLDDGKLIFEIVETDKKSEVKARVIQGGELKSKKGVNLPNTKISLPAMTEKDVADALFAIEQNLDWIALSFVKTPRDLQDLQDLIAKHSTYKIPIIAKIEMPEALENMDRIVAYCDALMVARGDLGVELPAHEVPLVQKELIRRAKTARIPVIVATQMMETMITSLTPTRAEVNDVANSVMDGADAVMLSGETATGNYPVQVIKKMTQIIEAVEDSPLIQVPQNTPQVRTNRFITKTICHHAALMANVIKAKAICTLTNSGYTAFQISAWRPSAHILVFTSNKKILTQLNLLWGVKSFYYDKRVSTDDTVTDVNAIVKEKGFVKKGDFLINLAAMPIIEKGMVNTLRISEID, encoded by the coding sequence ATGCTTACGAACAAAAAAACCAAAATTGTAGCCACACTTGGACCTGCATGTAGTACACGAGAAATCATAAAGGACATGATCGATGCAGGTGTAAATGTGTTTAGAGTAAATTTTTCGCATGCTGATTACGAAGATGTAAAACAAAAAATAAGCATCATACGAGGCTTAAACGAAGAATTTGGATATACTACCGCAATTCTTGGAGACTTACAAGGACCTAAACTGCGCGTTGGAGTTATGAAAGATGGTGTCGTTGTAAATGACGGTGACTTAATTACTTTCACAACTGCAGAAGATATAGTTGGAACTGCCAAGAAAGTGTTCATGAAATACCAAAACTTTCCTAATGATGTTAATCCTGGAGAAAGAATATTATTAGATGATGGAAAATTAATTTTCGAAATCGTTGAAACTGATAAGAAGTCTGAAGTTAAAGCTCGTGTAATTCAAGGTGGTGAATTAAAATCTAAGAAAGGGGTAAATTTACCAAACACTAAAATTTCTTTACCAGCTATGACTGAAAAAGATGTTGCTGATGCCCTTTTTGCAATTGAACAAAATTTAGACTGGATTGCTCTTTCCTTCGTAAAAACACCTCGCGATTTACAAGACCTTCAAGATTTAATTGCTAAACATTCTACCTACAAAATTCCGATTATTGCTAAGATAGAAATGCCTGAAGCATTAGAAAACATGGATAGAATTGTTGCTTATTGCGATGCTTTGATGGTGGCTCGTGGTGATTTAGGTGTTGAACTTCCTGCACATGAAGTACCATTGGTTCAAAAAGAATTAATTCGTAGAGCAAAAACAGCTAGAATCCCTGTAATTGTTGCTACTCAGATGATGGAAACAATGATCACTAGCTTGACGCCAACTCGTGCTGAAGTAAATGATGTTGCCAACTCTGTTATGGATGGTGCTGATGCCGTAATGCTTTCTGGAGAAACAGCTACAGGAAATTACCCAGTACAAGTAATCAAGAAAATGACTCAAATTATTGAAGCAGTCGAAGATTCACCGCTTATCCAAGTTCCTCAAAACACACCACAGGTAAGAACAAACCGTTTTATTACTAAAACAATTTGTCATCATGCTGCTCTTATGGCTAATGTGATCAAAGCAAAAGCAATTTGTACGTTGACCAATAGTGGATATACGGCTTTTCAAATATCAGCTTGGAGACCATCTGCCCATATTTTGGTTTTTACTTCAAATAAAAAAATCCTTACCCAACTTAATTTATTATGGGGAGTAAAATCTTTTTATTATGACAAAAGAGTAAGTACTGATGATACCGTTACAGATGTAAATGCTATTGTAAAAGAAAAAGGTTTTGTGAAAAAAGGTGATTTCCTTATTAACTTAGCTGCAATGCCTATTATTGAAAAAGGTATGGTAAATACATTGAGAATTTCTGAAATAGATTAA
- a CDS encoding PfkB family carbohydrate kinase, with translation MNKLLIVGTVAFDAIETPFGKTDKILGGAATYIGISASFFKLQSAIVSVVGDDFPQEYLDLLVERNIDISGIEVVKGGKTFFWSGLYHNDLNSRDTLVTELNVLADFQPKVPQDYKNAEIVMLGNLHPLVQSSVLDQMETKPKLVVLDTMNFWMDCALPELLDIIKRVDVITINDEEARQLSGEYSLVKAAAKIHTMGPKYIVIKKGEHGALLFHGEKIFFAPALPLEEVFDPTGAGDTFAGGFAGFIAQSENVSFENMKNAVIQGSNLASFSVEKFGTERMIDLDKKEVVSRLQQFKSLTQFDIEL, from the coding sequence ATGAATAAATTATTGATTGTTGGAACAGTAGCTTTCGACGCAATTGAAACTCCTTTTGGAAAAACAGATAAAATTCTTGGTGGAGCAGCAACGTATATTGGAATCTCAGCTTCTTTTTTTAAGCTACAATCAGCTATAGTTTCTGTAGTTGGAGATGACTTTCCTCAAGAATACCTAGACTTATTAGTAGAAAGAAATATTGACATTTCTGGAATTGAAGTTGTCAAAGGAGGGAAAACATTCTTTTGGAGTGGATTATATCATAATGATTTGAATTCAAGAGATACGTTAGTAACGGAACTTAATGTTTTGGCTGATTTTCAACCAAAAGTTCCTCAAGATTATAAAAATGCCGAAATTGTGATGTTAGGAAATCTACATCCATTAGTACAAAGTAGTGTTTTGGATCAAATGGAGACCAAACCTAAGTTAGTAGTTTTAGATACTATGAACTTTTGGATGGACTGTGCTTTACCAGAATTACTGGATATAATTAAACGTGTAGATGTTATTACAATTAATGACGAAGAAGCCCGTCAACTTTCAGGGGAATATTCTTTGGTTAAGGCTGCAGCCAAAATCCATACAATGGGACCTAAATATATTGTAATTAAAAAAGGAGAACATGGAGCATTATTGTTTCATGGAGAAAAAATATTCTTTGCACCAGCATTACCATTAGAAGAGGTTTTTGATCCAACTGGAGCAGGAGATACTTTCGCTGGAGGTTTTGCCGGGTTTATTGCTCAAAGCGAAAATGTTTCTTTTGAGAATATGAAAAATGCAGTAATTCAAGGTTCTAATTTAGCTTCCTTTAGTGTTGAGAAATTTGGAACTGAAAGAATGATTGATTTAGACAAAAAAGAAGTGGTCTCAAGATTACAACAGTTTAAATCTTTGACACAGTTTGATATAGAATTATAA
- a CDS encoding superoxide dismutase — protein MAFELPQLPYAYDALEPHIDARTMEIHHSKHHNAYTTNLNAAIAGTDLEGKTIENILINLDKTNAAVRNNGGGFYNHNLFWTVMAPNGGGLPTGELLAAIESSFGSFDEFKAKFSKAGATQFGSGWAWLCVQKGGKLDVCGTPNQDNPLMPEVGCGGTPILGMDVWEHAYYLHYQNRRPDYIEAFFNVINWTEVARRFALEK, from the coding sequence ATGGCTTTTGAATTACCACAATTACCTTATGCGTATGACGCATTAGAACCTCATATTGATGCACGTACAATGGAAATTCACCATTCAAAGCACCACAATGCTTACACAACAAATTTGAATGCAGCTATTGCTGGAACTGATTTGGAAGGGAAAACAATTGAAAATATCTTAATCAATTTAGATAAAACTAATGCTGCAGTACGTAATAATGGTGGTGGTTTTTACAATCACAACTTATTTTGGACTGTTATGGCTCCAAACGGTGGTGGATTACCAACTGGTGAATTGCTAGCCGCTATTGAAAGTTCCTTTGGTTCTTTTGACGAATTTAAGGCAAAATTTTCTAAAGCTGGTGCTACTCAATTTGGTTCTGGATGGGCTTGGTTATGTGTACAAAAAGGCGGTAAACTTGACGTTTGCGGAACTCCTAATCAAGACAATCCATTGATGCCAGAAGTAGGTTGTGGAGGAACTCCAATTTTAGGAATGGATGTTTGGGAGCATGCTTACTACTTGCATTATCAAAATAGAAGACCAGATTATATTGAAGCTTTCTTCAACGTAATTAACTGGACTGAAGTAGCTAGACGTTTTGCTTTAGAGAAATAG
- a CDS encoding amidophosphoribosyltransferase: protein MSDALKHECGIALVRLLKPLEFYKEKYGTAFYGIQKMYLLMEKQHNRGQDGAGFASIKLDVEPGERYISRVRSNHAQPIQDVFKQINERINEEMVAHPEYADDMAQLKSNIPYVGELFLGHVRYGTFGKNSIESVHPFLRQSNWMHRNLILAGNFNMTNVKELFQNLVELGQHPKEMADTVTVMEKIGHFLDKEVMQLYQDCKAEGLSKREASPVIAERLDVAKILARSSKNLDGGYAMAGLLGHGDAFVFRDPAGIRPAYFYQDDEIVVVASERPVIQTVFNVPFDKVQEIDPGSALIIKKNGKVTMNQILEPTVKKACSFERIYFSRGSDAEIYQERKDLGKLILPAVLESIDNDTDNTVFSYIPNTAETSFYGLVEAAQDFLNQRKKNFILENKDLLSDDTLEKLLSVKIRTEKVAIKDAKLRTFITEDSSRDDLVAHVYDVTYGVIKPTDNLVIIDDSIVRGTTLKMSIIKMMDRLNPKRIVIVSSAPQIRFPDCYGIDMAKLEGLVAFRAALELLKERNLYHIVDEVYAKCKAQENFKDSEVVNYVTAIYAPFTAQEISDKIAEMLSSSDINAEVKIIFQTVEDLHIACPKNLGDWYFTGDYPTPGGNRVVNRAFMNFYEGKDARAY, encoded by the coding sequence ATGAGCGACGCTTTAAAACATGAATGTGGTATAGCTTTAGTTAGACTTCTTAAGCCTCTTGAATTCTATAAGGAAAAATACGGAACTGCTTTCTATGGCATACAAAAAATGTATTTGCTTATGGAAAAACAGCACAACCGTGGTCAAGATGGTGCTGGTTTTGCAAGTATTAAATTGGATGTCGAACCTGGGGAAAGATACATAAGTCGTGTACGTTCCAATCATGCTCAACCCATCCAAGATGTTTTTAAACAAATTAATGAAAGAATAAACGAAGAGATGGTGGCACATCCGGAATATGCGGATGATATGGCACAACTAAAATCAAATATTCCTTATGTAGGAGAATTGTTTTTAGGTCACGTTCGTTACGGAACTTTTGGTAAAAATAGTATTGAAAGTGTACACCCATTTTTACGTCAGAGTAACTGGATGCACCGTAACTTAATTTTGGCAGGTAATTTTAACATGACCAATGTAAAAGAGCTTTTTCAAAATTTAGTTGAATTAGGACAACATCCTAAAGAGATGGCAGATACGGTTACAGTAATGGAAAAAATTGGTCATTTTCTAGACAAAGAAGTGATGCAATTGTATCAAGATTGTAAAGCGGAAGGATTGTCTAAAAGAGAAGCTTCACCTGTAATTGCAGAACGATTAGATGTTGCTAAAATATTGGCGCGTTCTTCCAAAAATCTTGACGGAGGATATGCTATGGCCGGTCTTTTAGGTCATGGAGATGCTTTTGTTTTTAGAGATCCGGCAGGAATCCGCCCAGCTTATTTTTATCAAGATGATGAGATTGTGGTGGTGGCTTCAGAGCGACCAGTAATACAAACTGTTTTCAATGTTCCTTTTGATAAAGTGCAAGAGATTGATCCGGGAAGTGCCTTAATTATTAAGAAAAACGGAAAGGTTACCATGAATCAAATCTTGGAACCAACGGTTAAGAAAGCTTGTTCTTTTGAACGCATTTATTTTTCTAGAGGGAGTGATGCAGAAATCTATCAAGAAAGAAAAGACTTAGGGAAACTTATTTTGCCAGCAGTATTGGAGTCAATAGATAACGATACAGACAATACGGTTTTCTCTTATATTCCTAATACAGCCGAAACTTCTTTTTACGGATTGGTTGAGGCTGCACAAGATTTCTTGAATCAAAGAAAGAAAAATTTCATTCTTGAAAATAAAGATCTTTTGAGTGATGATACTTTAGAGAAATTACTTTCCGTAAAAATTAGAACCGAAAAAGTAGCTATAAAAGATGCTAAATTAAGAACCTTTATTACTGAAGATAGCAGTAGAGATGATTTAGTGGCTCACGTTTATGATGTTACATATGGTGTAATTAAACCAACAGATAATCTTGTTATTATAGATGATAGTATTGTAAGGGGAACAACTCTTAAAATGAGTATTATCAAAATGATGGATCGTTTGAATCCAAAGAGAATTGTAATTGTTTCTTCTGCGCCTCAAATTCGTTTTCCGGATTGCTATGGAATTGATATGGCAAAATTGGAAGGATTGGTTGCCTTTAGAGCTGCATTGGAATTATTGAAAGAAAGAAACTTATATCACATCGTTGATGAAGTGTATGCTAAATGTAAAGCACAAGAAAATTTTAAAGATAGCGAAGTTGTAAATTATGTGACTGCTATATATGCTCCTTTTACAGCTCAAGAAATATCAGATAAAATTGCTGAAATGTTAAGCTCTTCAGATATCAATGCCGAAGTAAAAATTATTTTTCAAACTGTTGAAGATTTACATATTGCATGTCCAAAGAATCTTGGAGATTGGTATTTTACAGGAGATTACCCAACACCAGGAGGTAATCGTGTAGTAAATCGAGCATTTATGAATTTCTACGAAGGTAAAGATGCTAGAGCATATTAA